The Numenius arquata chromosome 11, bNumArq3.hap1.1, whole genome shotgun sequence genomic interval CCAGTCACAAGAAGTTCATTCTACGCTCAGGAATTTGCAGAATGTTTTTATTCAAACCTTCTCTTGCAGGTAATGCATTTCAATATTGTGGCATTTTCTGCTCTGGAAGTTACTCCTTCAGGAAACTGGAACAGCGGCAGTGACCTGGGCAAACAACCCAAGTTGCTCAGCTGGCATGGATTACTAGGAAAACATGGATCTGAGGCTTTCTAGCCAGATTAGGTCTGGAGTATGCTTACAGGGATGGTAAAGACTGAGCTCAGGAGTGGCCATGAGCATGGTGTGCTTCTTACTGAACCCAAGGCTGTATGGATGGTAGCCAATTAGGTGTGCACGTCACACACCGTCACACGTGCTCTGGACAGAGCTTCCCACCCCAGCTGTCTCTCGGTCTTGCCCTTTGGCTCACTCTCAGTAAGGGCTCAAGCACCATCAAGACAGCAGTAACAAGGGAACCCTAATTTTTTCAGTTCAGTTGGACAAGCATCCCACCGTGCACAGCACCAGCACTGTAGGCTGATCTTACAAAATATTACAAAAGAGTAGAATTATTTACCTAGAAAGAGTAGATTATTTACATCCTAAGACAAATTCCACCTGCCACTGCTGTGGTGAATTCTCAACTTTCCTGGTGCTTTGAATCAAAGTGATGCTGCTACAGACAGAAGACGTGTTGCTATTCTCTGCTCTTAATCCTCCCAGAAAATTCCTAGGACATGCACACCTCTTTACCCAGAGCCCATTTTAACAGGCATATTCCAGAGTGCTGAAGCCCAAAACAAGCACCCTTTTACATACACATATCCGAAAATATACATACAACGTTAGTAATCAGTTCTTCTAGAGGTACTTGGTGTCTTATTACAGTCCTTTCTTAAATACGTTTTGTTAGCTTCTCCATCTTGCTCGTCATGTAGTGAAATGATCACTTACCGGGTGGTGCATTAAATACGGACTGCATGTGTGAGAGGAACTGCCAGAAAAGCCTTAGAGTAGCGTCTGTTGTTAATTTATCCAAAATAATGGGTGGCCTTGGCAGCTGTACATCAGCTTTGTTATGAACCGGTATGTCTTTCCTAAAACACACAGAAAGACATCAGAAGAGCAGCAAGTCATCAGAAAACCATCCCTGAGCCAACAACTGCATCCCCCGCTCCATACCCAGCCTCTACAGGAGATACAAAAAGCAGCTtctgtcccccctccctctgcaGTTTTACTGGGATCTTCccctctgaccatttttttttcccagaacccCAAATCCCCTCAACATCGTTAGGATAACTGTTCACTCCAGGATATTGTTCACTCCAGGAACAATATCTGTCCCCTGAAGATCTTGTTTGAGCCCCCTCACCCCCAGCTGTTGCTGGGACAGACCCAAGCATCACGTTTGTGGTTacagcagcaggagctgaagaagcaggagaagctgAAGGTGTCAGGGGCAGCTGCTGGGATGCTGGGACAGCAAACGAGAAGTGCTGCGTTATCACAGCCAAGGGGCAACTGCTGCCCCTGAAACGCAGGGCTGGGGAAGCCTGTGTGCACACAGGCGTGGGCTGTGGTGGAGGAACAGCActgggcaggtgctggggaaTAGCTCAGGAGAAAAGCCATGATCTTTATAGATTCAGAACTTCACTACATGTTTCTGCTCCCACCGCATTTGCTTCTTACAAGCAGAAGGCAATGCAAAGTGGAGGATGACTCGGGGTATCTCAGCTCATCCATCCTTTGCATGGCCCTGCAAGGACCTAAATATTCAGCTataggggttggactagatgatctccaaccccccaactctcccttccaacccttacaatTCTGTGTGAATTGCCCTCAGAAGGGGTCTCAGGGTGGGGAGGGCACAGAAAGATACGCCATGTTGTCTATAAAGAGTCACACATGAGTTCTGTTAAGATTCCGGGGCTTCTCCAGGTCTCTGAGGAAGCCAGGCTCAGAGCGTGCTGTCAGCGTGCCCAAGGGGCAGGCTGGGtgagcccagggagctgggggccTGCAGTGCGTGCAGGCTGGGCTAGCAGCCCACACTGCTGGACTACCAATCACCTGAAGCAACATGAAATGCAACAGCAGACCACTGCGGGAAGAGCTTACCTGGCTGGAATTGCTGCAAAAGCCtgcaaaagacattttgaaagtACAATTAACGTAGCGTGGGCAAAGGCCAGCCCAAGAGCTGAGTATCTCTGGGAAAGGGAGATGCTGTTAAGTACCTTGGTGAAAAGAAGTCGGTCTTTCTGATCTCTCAGAGCCTCTAGCTTCTGTATATCACGGCTGGCTGCATCCttcttctctttgtgtttttGTATGTGTGCCTGAATTTGAGAAAGCTGTTGCTTCTCGTTGTCACTGAAAACTTTCAGGACCTCTTCTCTTCTGTGATTCAGCTGCAGACGCATGTTTTCGAAGAGGCTCTCCAGCTGATTCCTCCTCAGGCTCTCCTTAGTCTAATAAGAAAACACTTTCAAAGCTGTTAGGGACTGAATCTTACATTTTCTACACTAACTCTCACTCAGAAAAGAGCCTGGTCTTTTCTGGGCTGAGAGAAGTAACTATTAACTTAGTGCTTCTCCATATGACAACAAACCAAGATGTCCCACTGCCAGCAGAAAGGCCAAGTGACCTAAGTGGCCTTCCCCAGCATCTGGCACCTGACCAGGGAAAGATGAAGAAGTAGTGCTTCTTGCCCAATGCTTGCTTAAGACTTCCCACTATGCATGTTATTTCCTTATTTTGCACTGGTATTTTTCTACTGATACATTTGGTCCTCTTAAAGACGGGTGAGGAAAAACAGTTCCTCTGCTTCCTGCCTCCACCAAGCTTCCTTCACTGTCTGGAAGCAGCTGCGCTGCCAGGCAGGACACTGCCAACGGGTACGGTTTTGTCTTCAGGCCAGAAGGGAACACTTCCTTTGCCTAGTGCCAGGACTTCTAGTTCCATCACTTTTACTGGTGAAGGAGGGCAAGTGCCAATTCTGCATAAGCAGAGGGAACCATGATTTGGATACCTGTGCTAAATTCCCTGCACTTTCAGAGCTTTTAGGTAGGCATTTGCATGCTGGGCGCAAAAGCCAGACACTTTGGAGCAACTTCTTAGAACCACAGGCTAACCTAAAGGGATTTCTTGTTGTAAAGAGGAATAAAATCACTACAACATGGTCTATATCTTTTCCATAAATATTTTAGAGTCTGCAAACGAAGTATGATTGGGGAAACAAAGGCCCATCACCACCCACCAATCAGGAGGCACGGTCTTAACAGCAACTTCCAAGTTCTAAGGTCCTTTGGAAACTAAGAATGTATTTCCTAGACTGATAAGCAAGTTGTTCATCATCCTCCCACAAAGAAGAAACCTAGAAGATAGCTGAGAAACCacccaggaattaaaaaaagcttCAGAATCCACGATACGGGAAAGGACAAATGCAAGACTTATCCTATCAGCTACCAGCATGCTACCATCCCTGAAGTGATATGGGACCTTGGAACAAACCAACCTttacttcctcctcctgtttctgcAGGTTTGCTATGATTTGGTCCAGCGCAGTTTTTTCCGTTTTCACTGTTTGCAGAATTTTAGCTAAAGCACTCTATAAAAATAACCAGGGGGAGATATCAGGATAGGGTCAACATGTGCACAAGATCAGGAACTTTATGGAAATGGGTTAAGCTAGACCTGCAAAAAGTTTGTTCACTGCATGCTCCCAGGACAAATCATTGTATAAAGGCTTACTGGAAGATTTTATCCCTGAACAAATACCACAATTACGAACCCAGGAAAGATATTTTGAAACTTAAAACTCTTCATGCACAATAGCCACATGTAAAGCGATTTTTGGTGCCGACGGCTTCCTTTCCGTTGCTCTGTCACTAATTTTCCTCCCATAAATGCAGCTCGGGCTCATCTCCCGGCTTGAAAGTGCAACCAAGGAGTAAAAGAGTAGCCACAAGCACTCGGTCCCTCCAGTTTATCTCCTCAGTTTGGGAAGAAAGTGTTTGTAACATCTTGCTTTGATACCCTGAGGGGCAAGGCTGGAGGGAATCTGGGGCAAAACTAGGAATAAGAGCCCAATATCCCAAGCTAGAGATTTAGCCCCACCCTGAGTCTCCAGATGTGAAATTAGGGAGATGTTTCATCACTGTGCTGTGGGCAGCTCTCCACGCCACAGACCCCCCCGTGGTTTTCCTACTGCAATCTGTGCCCAGGCCACTATCCTGCAGCCTCTTACCTGCCCTTGGGCAAAAGCCTCCTCCAAAGTGATGATCTCGTGGTTCTTGTGGGAGCTGGTGATACAGCACAGCATGCAGATGCAGACCAAGTCTGTCTTGCAGTAGCACTCCAGCACTTTGCTATGCTGGGGGCATCTCATCTCAGCCAAAACCTGAGCATCACAGGACTCCATCAGAACATGGTCTTTCAGGGGACTCTTTGAGCTGTGCTGGCTCAGGTGGGCTTGGCAGAGGGAGGCCTCGCAGGTCAGGCAGGTCTTCACGGCTGGCTGAGGCTCCTGGAGGCAGAAATCACACAGGATCACCTTGTCCTGTCGGCCCGTACCTTCCTCCATCTCTTTGCCTTGCCCTTTCCGCTTCTCCTCCCCTTGGTCATCCAAGAACTTCTGCACGATGCTGCGGAGCTGGACGTTGGGCTGCAGCTCCGCGGCGGGGTCGGCCTCGGCACCGCAGAGCGGGCAGCCGAAGGGGGCCTGCGGGCACTGCCTCCGGACTCTGGcctcctggatgcagcccctgcaGAAGCTGTGACCGCAGCCCAGCGACACGGGGGTGCTGTAAatgcccaggcagatgggacacaccagctcctcctccagcccgGCCACCGCGCCCGCCCGGGCCATGGCGCCGAAGGGAGGGGACCCGCCGGGAAGAGAAACGAAACCAGCTGCGGAGGGGGCGGCTCCGGGCGGGGACCCGCCGCCTCCACCCCCGCCCGGCGGAGCTCCCCCCTCCGGcacctccgccgccgccgccgcgggaccGGCTCCCGGGGAGCCCGCCCGGCTCAAACGGGGGGAACCCAGCGGCTGCGCCCCCTGCAACTCTTCTCTGCCCCAGCCCTCGGGTAGGTGTTTCCTGAGGTTGCTGTAGTCAGACTGGTATTAACTAGAAAAACGAAATGTAGCACGTAGTCGAAGCACCCGAGGGAACCCGCCGCTGCTGCAAGTCCTCTCTACGGCCCCAACACTATTTGATCATTTATAGAGAAATAGTAACTAGTACTAGAGAAAGAGTAACTAACGCTTCTGGACCAAAATCAACACTTGGGGCCTGGCGTGGTTTCAGATCAGGACATACAGATTCATACTGTATACCTCTCTTGTTCAAACAAATGAACTAGGTTATTAATTCTTTATGTGGAGCAGTTACTAAAGCAGATAAAATGCACATTTTGTCCCTGGCTCACTTGATTACTTGTTAAATATAAATCAGATACTGAACCTATTCCTATACtctttttctagaaataaataGTAACTAGACATGATTTCTCTAAAATGAAACTAAAGAACTTAACTACTAGGTGACATAACTTTGTTGATAAGCAGGATATTGCTGTCAAGAGAGTGATGAACTATAGGCCTGGTCAGCAAACCAagaaaaccacctggaactgGCAAGATTAGAGGAGAAGTAGGTAAAAGGTAATTTTGGCAGGGGGAGATCGCGACCACCGACTCATTGACCACCTACCTAAGTGATACCACTTACTCAAAAAAGAACAGTGGAAGAAGAAAGCAGAGTCTGCGTGCCAATTTACATAGGAAGTGAAGAAAAGTgaagaggagggtgggaaggaaagcaggaggAGTTCCcatgggggcagggagggcagcggaAGGACCAGCGGTGAGAGAGGTCCCCAAGCTGGCTGGAAGCAAAGAAACCAgacctgtccctgtccctccctgcaAAGACACCTGGACAGAACTGTTCAACATGCTGGGACTGATAAATGCTGAGAGTGGGCAAATGCCTACCTTACTCTAAGTATGGCCTCCAGACAGGTCTTGCCTGGCCCAGAAGCTGAGGTCCATGTTGAGGAGCAGGGAGCTCCTAGCCCAGGGCAGGATTTGGTGTTGGATCCCGCTGCCCTGTCTGCAGGGGACACCTGAATCTCCAAGGACATCCTGGGATGGTTTGCCAGGCAGTGAAATAAATCCCAAGCAACAGGCGTTTCATGAGCACGAGCCTGGCGTGGCATTTCCAGGCATCGCCTTGCTGCgcccctgcctcccctgcccaccTCCAGACCTTTCTGTGGGCCCTCACCCATGGGGCAAGGGGGTCCCACCAAGCCGgtggagcccagggcagctgtgGTCTTGGCCAGGCTGGCTCAGCCGGGCAGATGTGGGCACGGCCACGCTGCCCTCGCTGTCCCTGAACCCCCGCGCTGCCGGCATTGCCTGCGCTGCCCACACTGCTGCCAGGTgccagccagccaaggtcagcaGCAAAACCTGTCCCTATTCATAAAAACCCATTATTGACtgattttcccctctttcaaggCACGGTGGCCCTCGCACAGGACATAACACCACCTCTCTCCACTCCGGCAGCTGGAGCGCAGCCATATAAGCTACTGCAAAAGCAGCACACTCTGTGTGAAAAGAAGCCAATTTATCACCAAGTTATgccaaaaatgaaaacacttgcttttttttttttttttttttttttccaaattactgtAACTAATTGCTGGGACTAAAGAAGATCCTGAACTGATGTCGTGGTTCACCAACAGCTCCCTTCAGTTTGCTTGCAGGGTAATACTCAATGAGCAGCACCAGTCCTTCATTTTTCAGAGAGCTGCCTGGGAATGCAGCACCGGGCAGCACAGGCCAGACTGGGAGGAGAAGCCTCAGTTGTGGGtctgtccctccctgcagacCCTCCCTTTGCGTGTGTCCCCGCTCCGTCCTGCAGCCCAGCCAGATGGAGACCCTGCTCCTGCTCGCTCCCACCCTGGACACCCCAACACCGACTGCCACAGCCGCATCCCAGCACTTCCTCCTTGTAATTCCATGTTTCACTCTGTCCTGGCACTGGCAGCGTCAATGTGCCCTGACGTATCTTAGAAAAAATACTCCTGTTTGGTGGTCCTGAAGCCTGTTTTTTAGGAAGGCAGCAGGGAAATGGGCTTCCCTGCTCTTCCCATCAGTTCCACACTCGGGGTGCAGCAGTTGCAGGGATGagggctgggtttggggtgggaggctgGTTCTGGGTCtgtggctgggagggggggggacccatgctggtctcccatgggctgtgctggagatggGCAGGTCTAGGGCTGCTGCCTAAATCGGTGCAAattggcagaaaaaaatcccagctgggACAGCTCAGCACCTTGCAGACCTCCTCTCTTCAGGCTGCTGAGGGCTTCCCACCCGGCAGCATCACCACGCCGTGCTCCAGATGAATTCAGTCCAATGCCTCCGAGCTGGTAGCCCTTGCAGGGGCAATGGCCACCGCTGGGCTCCCGTGCGCCGGGTACTGCGGGAGAGCTGCCCCCATGCTGCCACCGACTGCCTGGGCTCTCTATCCCCTCCCTTCCGCAGCTGGGGCTCCCACGACGACCAGGACACCAGGACACCCTGTGCTGGGACACAGCGGTTCGGCCACCCAGGCCTTGTCTCTGGGAGAGCAGGCTGGCTCCGGGGGACTACTCTCCTGGTACTGAGGGTCTCCTGGTACAGGTGCCATCCTGAGCCGTATGGCTGCTGCATCACCATCTTGAGTCTTTTCCACACTTTTTCTTGCAATCCAGCCCTCTGCTCTTTTACTCCCACTCCAGGAAACTTGAGGTGCGTGCCCCGCTTCATCTTTAGCCCCCCCGGTCCAAGGGGTTTTTTATGCGAGGGGTCTTGCGGCAGCGGCACCACTCCCCAAGTCCTGAGTATGGAGCCCAGGCTTTTCCTGCACATTGTTAAAGTGGAAGAAGCCACACTTAAAATAGCAATATTTGGGGAGATTCCCTGACgtgagcagcatccctggcagtgGTGCAGTGTTGGTGTGGGCGAGCTGGGGGACTccgccgccccccccagccctggccgtGCCCCCACCATAAGCAAACAAAAGTCAACTTAAGTTTACTTCATAAACAAAAGTATTAGTGGCACAgacttgttcctttttttctctttccactttATAGTATATATGTTATCGTTTATTTATAGGCAGATCACTTCACTATTTACAGTACATGAGCGTAGAGATTCTACAGTCTTTTTGATGTAAACAAGTAACTCCGCGGCAGGGGAGTCTGGAAAAAGAAGCCAGTTCTGAAGTATTTACACAATTTAAAATAGAACTTTTATACCCACCGGATAGATATAGATAATACATTGAGCGATTTGGTTAAATTATCTATGAAACTATAGAATCTGACAatgtaaaaatacaagaaaacgTTCTCTTGTTTTAGAAGGTAGACAGTTAAATCACACtagaaataaatctcttttttaaaaataataacaataataataaaggaaagGCATAAGAATCCATGCCATCTTTTAAGGTTAAAGTATATTACATAAATAAGGACACAACGGaacagaactggggaaaaaattaagtgaaatataaaaaaccactatcaattaaaaaaaaaaaacagactaaaaaCTTGATTCTTAATCACAGAGGGACCAATTCTGCTACTTTTACTTACTCTGCAAGTAGAAAATTGCAGAGTTAAGTAGTACTTCCTCGGCACGAGGAAAGGAGGCAGAACTGGCCCCTAATAATTATTAGCAGTGtccttttacttaaaaaaaaaaaaaaaaaaagaagaagaaaaagacagaatttagcttttttttttttataaataacaaaGCAGATGTGCCCCTTTTTAGGTGAAATTCTTACACCTTTCTCAAGAAATGCATCAATttaatctttctctctctttctcacagGCATACATACAATCCTCCCCAACTCGGCATTCGCCACGTGGTGGCCCTCGGCTTGGAGCTGTGGCCGTGGGCACTGCGGCCaggctgccaccaccacccctgacCCCAGGGTGGGTGAGGAAAGAGGAATGAGACCCAAAGGCTGCATTTGGCTCGATATTGCTTGAGATTGTCGGGGATGGACCTCGGCGCTTAGAACAAAAAGGGTGTCAGGGCTCAGCTACAAAGAATGATGTATCTCAGTTTTCAGCATAcctccaaaaagaaaggaaaaagaaaaaaactaaacagaaaaaaaaaaaaaaaaaagagctggtcTGCAATTGCAACGCTCCTTTGCATGGACCAGTGCTGAAATCAGACACTCAAGACTGTAATGTGGTGACTGAGCTGCCGCTTTGTTAAAGAAGATGTCCAGCCCAGCCAGCTGCGCTGAGTAGGAATCGGGATAAACCTTTTCTTCGGGTCAGTGTTGAACCTAAAACCCGGGATTGTCCTCTGCATTCAGCCTAGACATTCAGAATCATTTGCTCCTTCCCGCGGAGCCCCAGGGACCCGCTGGATTCCAGCCAGAAACCCGGTACCCCACCCTGAACAATGAGCTTTTCTGGGGCAAATCTGTGCAAAAAAGGCAAAGGGGCATTTTATCACGAAACTCTTCACATTCAGTATTTCCCCACAGTATCTGCAGGAAACTACTGGGGCACATTCTAtagttatatatttttaaaaaaataaatctcctccTTACTTATTGCCTACCATAATATACCCTTTTGCTCCCCGTTTCTCTTTGAAGCAGTGCTCCTACCCGTCCCGCAGCCCTGGCCCTCGCAAGCGGCGGGGGGCGGCTTCCCAGGGTGCAAGGGTTCCCTTTTCGGGGTGCCCAGTGCCAAGCTGCACCCACGCCGGGGCACCCACTGCGATGCCACAGGCTGAGACTGTAAAGCTAATCCTGGGGGGGTGGCGATCCCtgttccccagcagctctggggatgaGGGACCTGCGGAGCCCAGTGCTTCCCTGGCGGGGCTGGCTGATGCTCCCCATGGGGTACCCGGGAATCACTTTGCTCCTGCCCTGTTTTCCCATTAGCATCCCAAAGTCACGGGCGGCTGAGGGAGGGAGCTCTCACCTGCCTTTTCTGCCCGAGCCCTCAGTCCCGCACCTTTGCAGGCTCGAGTGCTGCGAGCTAAAGACAcccttatatttaaaaaaaaaaaaaaaaaaatcaagtggaaacatttttcacCACAAACCCTGTGTGAGGGATTCTAAACCCAGCAGACCTGTGCTTCTTGAGCTGAACACCCCCCCACGCTCACCCAGTCCTAAAAGTCAGGGGAgcccccagggcaggcagcacatAGCCCTGGGGGAGCAGgatgtgtccccagggctggcagcacgTGTCCCCTGCTTTTCCCTGCTGtggcaggcacaggcaggggcACAGGGCTGCCCCAGCCACAGTTGTGCCTCTGTGCTGTGCACACCTCTGTTCATAGTGCATAAGTCCTGGAAAAATTTCTTGGGGTAGGAGGGAAAACAAACCATCccaatttaaaggagaaaaaaaaaacaaaaaagaaagaaccccaaaccaaaaaataaaataaaaaaacccaaccccacttATAGGCTTCAGGCACCACGAAGACCACTTATTGCATCTCTTCCTACCCTAGGGGTGCAGTACTGATGGGCTCTGTGCAGGAcgagccctccccttccccagcaccggcctcgaCATCCAGAagccaggcaggggcaggggctgcgggCCGGCCCGGAGTGCCCAGCCGCAGGAAAACAATGAGAAATTTTATATCTGGGTACACGGAAACCACTGCTTGGGAAGCGACTGAGTGATCCCCCAGGAGAGGGCTCCCCCTGGCTCTGGAGCCCCCCAGCTCTGCACTAACCCTCCCCTCTGCCACGCTTGATGCATCCCTGGCAGGGCCCGGCTGCGGGGGCTCGGTGCCCCCGGCTGAGCGGGAGATGGAAGAATTccaccttgcttttttttttttttcttgggttttttttttttttggattgatCGTTTTCTGAAAAACATCAGCACAGCACAGGACAGTACTACCCACCCTAAATGTGTCGCTATATACATTCTACATAAGCTCTATAGCAATCACATGTAAACATCATCGTTGTGAGGAAATACTAGgacagaaaaaggcaaagctACAATGAGGCAATTGCCAATAGCAGATGCTCAGTCTCGGCCAGAGCTACTCGTGTTTGCTAAGGTGGGATGAGAAGTGGGGGGAGCTTGTGGCAGGAGAGACGCTGAACCTTTCTGCTGAGACGGACATGGCACAAGGACCGTTCCCTGACAGAGATCGTCACCGGTGGCAGATTGGGGACCTGCAGTTCGAACCCTGCGGTGGCCCACGGGCCCTTGCGCCGCTGGGCTGGTTATCGTCAGAACCACGGCTTCCCCGAAAGCGGGGAGAATCAGGCAGGTGACTGTGCTGGTATCGGCAATGCCGGCATCCCTGCTCCCACTGGAGACCAGCTGCAGACACAGCCCCGGAGCCAAGGGCCACCTCGGCAGGGCTCAGGCTCCTGGCATCCCATCTCCTGCAGTTCTCCTGCAGACGAAATTGTATCCACGCCAGGAAATGAGAATAAAACCCCTAAATCATGAAGAGGGCAGACCCCAGGAGACTCTAATCTATCTACTGGCAGAGTTAAGGCTATAATATTCTATCTACATCGGATGGCTGAATCCCTAGTGGTCTCTGGGTCTGGAAAATAAAGGGAGACGATGGCGATGGCTTGAGGGGCAGCAAGATTCCCACTCCCTTCGGAAGATGGTGCCTCTGGGCCGGCTCGTGGTGGGGTTTGCTCCAGCTGGTGGTgggctctctcctcctcccaccttgTCTGGAGATGGAGGGCAAGTTTGCAAGCATAGTTCGGGGGGTTGCTGCTTGAGCATGCCTTAAATCCAGCGCTGCCGGGCAGCCCCGAGGGCCTTTGgccagaggcagaggaggagagtgTGCCACGGGAACATGGGGGACAGATCCTGGGTGCCAAGCGAGTGCTGGGAAGTGTATGGCTTATCAGGTACCAGGCAGGGCAGTGGGTGAGCCAtgcgccccccccgcctccctgccTCTCTGGGCTTTGGGCTGGCTGCCGGGCAGGGATCATGGATGGGTCTTCTCGCCCCACTTGCTTTGCAGGGGGTGGAAGTGAGCAGCGAGCAAGCCGCTTGGCCTGTCCAGTCTCCCAGCCACCTGAGGAGCCAGAGAGAAGGCAGCTCCCTCGCAGGGACCCGGAGGTGCCCGTCCCCCAGGACCCACCAGATCAAGCCTGGCCGGCTCTGGCTCCCCGACTCCTCTCTCCTGGCTCCAAGGGCAGCGGAGGGCTGGAGCAGTGCTGGCTGGCCAGCATCGGTCCCGCATCCCCCGGGCAGTGCATCCTTCTTCCCACCCCTCTCCTTCACGCCTGCAAAGCTGCCTGGCCCCATGGCGAGAACGGCACGGGGCTGGCGTGCCCCACCGCCTGCTGGCTCCATCACCCACCGCCACCGGGCTCAGCATCTGGATGCTGCCACCCAgccgggctgggggctggggggctcgggCCATGCGGGCAAGAAGAATGGCTTTGATGGGAAAGTGGGTGATCCCGATGCAACCGCTGAGCACCCCGGTTTGCCGGTGGGGGAGGCAGGTGCCTCCACGGCCGATGGGTGAATGCCGGCTCAGTGACTCTGCTCTGACCCCCCATTTGCTGAGTGGCAAATGCCTCATTACAGTGCATAGTTAAAAATCAA includes:
- the LOC141469837 gene encoding E3 ubiquitin/ISG15 ligase TRIM25-like → MARAGAVAGLEEELVCPICLGIYSTPVSLGCGHSFCRGCIQEARVRRQCPQAPFGCPLCGAEADPAAELQPNVQLRSIVQKFLDDQGEEKRKGQGKEMEEGTGRQDKVILCDFCLQEPQPAVKTCLTCEASLCQAHLSQHSSKSPLKDHVLMESCDAQVLAEMRCPQHSKVLECYCKTDLVCICMLCCITSSHKNHEIITLEEAFAQGQSALAKILQTVKTEKTALDQIIANLQKQEEEVKTKESLRRNQLESLFENMRLQLNHRREEVLKVFSDNEKQQLSQIQAHIQKHKEKKDAASRDIQKLEALRDQKDRLLFTKAFAAIPARKDIPVHNKADVQLPRPPIILDKLTTDATLRLFWQFLSHMQSVFNAPPVHEHLTLPVRGFHQSSNVVSASPHSSSQRLQSCTPTPGITFSRGQQTFPNISAPQHRQGGFSSESSLFQSINVIQPTQGVFSIRSQAFGTSATQHRESDQSFSEGCHFWEVDCSNARHWELGIIHGNVKCYLEKSHDYLHVFLGQTEMTKKQSPAVLAVVRVELDCGRNTLSFYNASVKEGDAAESLRLIERVSIPSKYPVHATFGTFDGSLKLL